A stretch of the Bacillus anthracis str. Vollum genome encodes the following:
- a CDS encoding heptaprenylglyceryl phosphate synthase, whose product MYDISGWKHVFKLDPNKELSDEHLEMICESGTDAVIVGGSDGVTIDNVLHMLVSIRRYAVPCVLEVSDVEAITPGFDFYYIPSVLNSRKVEWVTGVHHEALKEFGDIMDWDEIFMEGYCVLNPEAKVAQLTDAKCDVTEDDVIAYARLADKLLRLPIFYLEYSGTYGDVELVKNVKAELKQAKLYYGGGISNAEQAKEMAQHADTVVVGNIIYDDIKAALKTVKAVKGE is encoded by the coding sequence ATGTACGATATTTCCGGGTGGAAACATGTATTTAAGCTTGATCCGAATAAGGAGCTAAGTGACGAACATTTAGAAATGATTTGTGAGTCTGGAACAGATGCTGTTATTGTAGGCGGAAGTGATGGAGTGACAATTGATAATGTACTACACATGCTAGTTAGCATTCGTAGATATGCAGTTCCTTGTGTGCTAGAGGTTTCTGATGTAGAAGCAATTACACCAGGATTCGATTTTTATTATATCCCAAGCGTTTTAAATAGCCGAAAGGTAGAATGGGTAACAGGCGTTCATCATGAGGCTTTGAAAGAATTTGGGGATATTATGGATTGGGACGAAATTTTCATGGAAGGATATTGTGTTTTAAATCCTGAAGCGAAGGTAGCACAGCTTACAGATGCAAAGTGTGATGTAACAGAAGATGATGTGATTGCATACGCGCGTTTAGCAGACAAGCTATTACGTTTACCGATATTTTATTTAGAATATAGCGGTACGTATGGAGATGTTGAACTTGTTAAAAATGTAAAAGCAGAATTGAAACAAGCTAAGTTATATTATGGCGGTGGTATTTCTAATGCTGAACAAGCGAAGGAAATGGCGCAACATGCTGATACAGTAGTTGTTGGAAATATTATTTATGATGATATAAAAGCAGCGTTAAAAACGGTTAAAGCAGTAAAAGGAGAGTAG
- the purD gene encoding phosphoribosylamine--glycine ligase, translating to MNVLVIGRGGREHALAWKFAQSEKVEKVYVAPGNEGMRDVATPIDIDENDFDALVLFAKENHVELTFVGPEIPLMNGIVDRFKEEGLRVFGPNKAAAVIEGSKAFTKELMKKYNIPTAAYETFTDYEEAVQYIEKVGAPIVIKADGLAAGKGVTVAMTLEEALQAAKEMLQDVKFGEASKKVVIEEFLDGQEFSLMAFVNGTTVHPMVIAQDHKRAFDGDKGPNTGGMGAYSPVPQISESAVQEAIETVLYPTAKAMIQENRSFTGILYAGLILTNDGPKVIEFNARFGDPETEVVLPRLENDLVDVCNAVLDESELTLQWSDEAVIGVVLAAKGYPEAYKKGDIIKGLDALQDVIVFHAGTAMKRGDFVTNGGRVLFVACKANSLQEAKDKVYKEIGKIESDVLFYRSDIGYRAIGHEMTRS from the coding sequence ATGAATGTTTTAGTAATTGGCCGCGGTGGGCGTGAGCATGCTTTAGCTTGGAAGTTTGCACAATCTGAAAAAGTAGAAAAGGTATATGTAGCACCAGGTAATGAAGGTATGCGTGATGTTGCAACACCAATTGATATTGATGAAAATGATTTTGATGCATTAGTTTTATTTGCGAAAGAGAACCATGTGGAATTAACTTTCGTTGGACCAGAAATTCCACTTATGAATGGAATTGTTGATCGTTTTAAAGAAGAGGGACTTCGCGTATTTGGTCCGAATAAAGCAGCTGCTGTTATTGAAGGTAGTAAAGCTTTTACAAAAGAGCTTATGAAAAAATATAATATTCCAACTGCAGCGTACGAAACTTTTACAGATTATGAAGAAGCAGTACAGTACATTGAAAAAGTTGGTGCACCAATTGTTATTAAAGCGGATGGTCTAGCTGCTGGTAAAGGTGTAACAGTAGCGATGACGCTTGAAGAGGCATTACAAGCTGCGAAAGAAATGCTGCAAGATGTAAAGTTCGGGGAAGCGAGTAAGAAAGTTGTTATTGAAGAGTTTTTAGATGGACAAGAATTTTCATTAATGGCATTTGTGAATGGAACAACTGTACATCCGATGGTAATTGCGCAAGATCATAAACGAGCTTTTGATGGTGATAAAGGTCCAAATACTGGCGGAATGGGTGCATATTCTCCAGTACCACAAATTTCGGAGTCAGCAGTTCAAGAGGCGATTGAAACGGTGTTATATCCAACTGCTAAAGCAATGATCCAAGAAAATCGATCGTTTACAGGAATTTTATATGCGGGACTTATTTTAACAAATGATGGTCCAAAGGTAATTGAATTTAATGCACGTTTTGGCGATCCTGAAACTGAAGTTGTATTACCCCGTTTAGAAAATGATTTAGTGGATGTATGTAACGCTGTATTAGATGAAAGTGAGTTAACGTTACAATGGTCAGATGAAGCCGTAATTGGTGTTGTACTTGCTGCGAAAGGATATCCGGAAGCATATAAAAAAGGTGACATTATTAAAGGGCTAGATGCATTGCAAGATGTGATTGTTTTCCATGCAGGTACAGCAATGAAACGTGGTGACTTTGTAACGAACGGTGGCCGTGTATTATTTGTTGCTTGTAAGGCGAATAGTTTACAAGAAGCGAAAGATAAGGTGTATAAAGAAATCGGTAAAATTGAGAGTGATGTTCTATTTTACCGAAGTGATATAGGATATCGTGCAATTGGGCATGAGATGACGAGAAGTTAA
- the purH gene encoding bifunctional phosphoribosylaminoimidazolecarboxamide formyltransferase/IMP cyclohydrolase, with protein MKKRALVSVSDKTGVVEFVKGLLEQGIEVISTGGTKKLLEENGLQVIGISEVTGFPEIMDGRVKTLHPNIHGGLLAVRDNETHVAQMNELGMEPIDFVVVNLYPFKETIAKPDVTFADAIENIDIGGPTMIRSAAKNHKFVSVIVDPVDYDVVLAELKENGEVAEETKRKLAAKVFRHTAAYDALISNYLTEQMGEESPETLTVTFEKKQDLRYGENPHQKATFYKAPFAATSSVAYAEQLHGKELSYNNINDADAALSIVKEFTEPAVVAVKHMNPCGVGVGTDIHEAYTRAYEADPVSIFGGIIAANREIDKATAEKLHEIFLEIIIAPSFSKEALEVLQSKKNLRLLTVNIEKATSASKKLTSVQGGLLVQEEDTLSLDESTISIPTKREPSEQEWKDLKLAWKVVKHVKSNAIVLAKDDMTIGVGAGQMNRVGSAKIAITQAGEKAQGSALASDAFFPMPDTVEEAAKAGITAIIQPGGSIRDEDSIKVADTYGIAMVFTGVRHFKH; from the coding sequence ATGAAAAAGCGTGCATTAGTAAGTGTTTCAGATAAAACAGGAGTAGTAGAATTTGTTAAAGGTTTACTAGAACAAGGGATCGAAGTTATATCAACAGGTGGTACGAAAAAATTACTAGAAGAAAACGGCTTACAAGTAATCGGTATTTCTGAAGTAACTGGTTTCCCAGAAATTATGGATGGTCGTGTGAAAACATTACATCCAAATATTCATGGTGGTCTATTAGCAGTTCGTGATAATGAAACACATGTAGCGCAAATGAATGAATTAGGTATGGAGCCGATTGATTTTGTTGTCGTTAACTTATACCCATTCAAAGAAACGATCGCTAAGCCTGATGTAACATTTGCTGATGCAATTGAAAATATTGATATCGGTGGCCCGACAATGATTCGCTCTGCTGCGAAAAATCATAAATTCGTATCTGTAATTGTAGATCCAGTAGATTATGATGTTGTATTAGCTGAATTAAAAGAGAACGGTGAAGTAGCAGAGGAAACAAAACGTAAACTAGCAGCGAAAGTATTCCGTCATACAGCAGCGTATGATGCGTTAATTTCTAACTACTTAACAGAGCAAATGGGTGAAGAAAGTCCAGAAACATTAACTGTGACATTTGAGAAAAAGCAAGACTTACGTTATGGCGAGAACCCACATCAAAAAGCAACTTTCTATAAAGCGCCATTCGCAGCAACTTCTTCTGTTGCATACGCAGAACAATTACATGGCAAGGAATTATCGTATAACAATATTAACGATGCAGATGCAGCGCTTAGTATCGTGAAAGAATTTACAGAACCAGCAGTAGTAGCGGTAAAACATATGAATCCATGTGGTGTTGGAGTAGGTACGGATATTCATGAAGCATACACACGTGCTTATGAAGCGGATCCAGTATCCATTTTTGGAGGAATTATTGCAGCGAATCGTGAAATTGATAAAGCTACAGCTGAAAAGTTACACGAAATTTTCTTAGAGATTATTATCGCACCTTCTTTCTCGAAAGAAGCTTTAGAAGTACTGCAAAGTAAGAAAAACTTACGTTTATTAACTGTAAATATTGAAAAAGCGACAAGCGCAAGCAAAAAATTAACTTCTGTACAAGGTGGCCTTCTCGTTCAAGAGGAAGATACGTTATCATTAGATGAAAGTACAATTTCAATTCCAACGAAACGTGAACCTTCAGAGCAAGAATGGAAAGATTTAAAACTAGCTTGGAAAGTTGTAAAGCATGTGAAATCAAATGCAATTGTTTTAGCAAAAGATGATATGACAATTGGTGTCGGTGCTGGACAGATGAACCGTGTAGGTTCTGCAAAAATCGCAATTACACAAGCTGGCGAAAAAGCACAAGGTAGCGCACTTGCATCTGATGCTTTCTTCCCAATGCCAGATACAGTAGAAGAAGCAGCAAAAGCAGGAATTACGGCAATCATTCAACCAGGCGGATCAATCCGTGACGAAGATTCTATTAAAGTGGCGGATACGTATGGGATTGCTATGGTGTTCACTGGCGTACGTCATTTCAAACACTAA
- the pcrA gene encoding DNA helicase PcrA, with translation MSMTDRLLNGLNPQQQKAVQTTNGPLLLMAGAGSGKTRVLTHRIAYLLGEKGVAPWNVLAITFTNKAAREMRERIDTLVGPEAEDIWISTFHSMCVRILRRDIDHIGINRNFTILDSGDQLTVVKKIMKERNIDPKKFEPRSILAGISNAKNELLSADKYAKKITIADPYEKLTSDVYTEYQKRLLKNNSLDFDDLIMTTIQLFERVPEVLEFYQRKFQYIHVDEYQDTNKAQYLLVKHLAARFKNLCVVGDSDQSIYRWRGADISNILSFEKDYENAQVILLEQNYRSSQNILNAANAVIERNTNRKPKKLWTDNEVGSKISYYRAATEKDEAYFVAKKIRDDIQMGKRKYTDFAVLYRTNAQSRMVEEIFLKSNIPYKIVGGTKFYDRKEIKDILAYLRLIGNPDDEISFARIINVPKRGIGATSIDKIINYGVQNGISLTAVFDEIEHVGVSAKVTKAVKEFAGLLHNWVNMQEYLSVTELVEEVIEKTGYRDMLKNERTLEAEGRLENLDEFLSVTQTFESQSEDKSLVAFLTDLALVADIDRVDEDPTAGEEVILMTMHSAKGLEFPVVFIVGLEEGIFPHTRSLMEEDEMQEERRLAYVGITRAEEELYLSNAQMRTLFGRTSMNAASRFITEIPTELVESLNETAPKRETSFGAKGRVASSSKTTTTTRSRSAFARPAAKTTGGEQIGWAVGDKASHQKWGVGTVISVKGEGDAKELDIAFPSPIGVKRLLAKFAPVTKQ, from the coding sequence ATGAGTATGACAGATAGGTTATTAAATGGTTTAAACCCGCAACAACAAAAAGCAGTACAAACAACGAACGGACCACTTCTATTAATGGCAGGCGCAGGTAGTGGTAAAACACGTGTGTTAACACATCGTATTGCGTATTTACTTGGTGAAAAAGGAGTAGCACCGTGGAATGTACTAGCTATTACCTTTACAAATAAAGCCGCTCGTGAAATGCGCGAGCGTATTGATACACTTGTCGGACCAGAAGCCGAAGATATTTGGATTTCTACGTTCCACTCTATGTGTGTACGTATTTTACGACGTGATATCGATCACATTGGTATTAATCGTAACTTTACAATTTTAGATTCGGGTGATCAGTTAACTGTGGTCAAAAAAATTATGAAAGAGCGCAATATTGATCCGAAGAAATTTGAGCCGCGCTCTATTTTGGCTGGTATTAGTAATGCGAAAAATGAACTGTTATCTGCGGATAAGTATGCAAAGAAAATTACAATTGCTGATCCATATGAAAAATTAACGAGCGATGTATATACAGAATATCAAAAACGTCTTTTGAAAAATAACTCATTAGACTTTGATGATTTAATTATGACGACGATTCAACTATTTGAACGTGTTCCAGAAGTACTAGAGTTTTATCAGCGCAAATTCCAGTATATTCACGTGGATGAGTATCAAGATACGAACAAAGCGCAGTACCTTCTTGTTAAACATTTGGCAGCACGTTTTAAAAATTTATGCGTTGTAGGTGACTCAGATCAGTCAATTTATCGCTGGCGTGGTGCGGACATTTCCAACATTTTGTCATTCGAAAAAGACTATGAGAATGCGCAAGTTATTCTGTTAGAACAAAATTATCGTTCGTCACAAAATATTTTAAATGCAGCGAATGCTGTTATTGAAAGAAATACGAATCGTAAACCGAAGAAGTTATGGACAGATAATGAAGTTGGAAGCAAAATCTCGTACTATCGTGCTGCAACGGAAAAGGACGAGGCGTACTTTGTTGCGAAAAAAATTCGCGACGATATTCAAATGGGAAAACGAAAATATACTGATTTTGCAGTGCTATATCGTACAAATGCGCAGTCTCGTATGGTCGAGGAGATTTTCCTGAAATCTAATATTCCTTACAAAATTGTCGGCGGTACGAAGTTCTACGACCGTAAAGAGATTAAAGACATTTTGGCGTATTTACGTTTAATTGGGAATCCAGATGATGAGATTAGTTTTGCGCGTATTATTAACGTGCCAAAGCGCGGAATTGGTGCGACTTCTATCGACAAAATTATTAATTATGGTGTACAAAATGGAATTTCTTTAACTGCTGTATTCGATGAGATTGAGCATGTTGGAGTAAGTGCAAAGGTTACAAAGGCAGTAAAAGAATTCGCAGGTTTATTACACAATTGGGTAAATATGCAAGAGTATTTATCTGTTACAGAATTGGTAGAAGAAGTGATTGAAAAAACAGGCTATCGCGATATGTTGAAAAATGAGCGTACGTTAGAAGCAGAAGGTCGTCTGGAAAACTTAGATGAGTTTTTATCTGTTACGCAAACATTTGAATCTCAAAGCGAGGATAAGAGCCTTGTTGCATTCTTAACAGACTTAGCACTTGTTGCAGATATTGATCGTGTAGATGAAGACCCAACTGCTGGTGAGGAAGTTATTTTAATGACGATGCACTCAGCGAAGGGGTTAGAATTCCCAGTTGTCTTTATTGTTGGTTTAGAGGAAGGAATATTCCCACATACTCGTTCTCTAATGGAAGAAGATGAAATGCAAGAAGAGCGTCGTCTTGCTTATGTAGGTATTACTCGTGCGGAAGAAGAGTTGTATTTATCAAATGCACAAATGCGTACTTTATTTGGTAGAACAAGTATGAATGCCGCATCGCGATTTATTACAGAAATCCCGACAGAACTAGTAGAATCATTAAATGAAACAGCACCGAAGCGTGAAACTTCGTTTGGTGCAAAAGGAAGAGTGGCAAGTAGCAGTAAAACGACAACTACAACACGTTCTCGCTCAGCTTTCGCACGTCCTGCAGCTAAGACGACAGGCGGCGAACAAATTGGCTGGGCAGTAGGTGATAAAGCTTCCCACCAAAAATGGGGAGTCGGTACAGTTATAAGTGTAAAAGGTGAAGGTGATGCAAAAGAATTAGATATTGCGTTCCCAAGCCCAATTGGTGTTAAACGTTTGTTAGCAAAATTTGCACCTGTGACGAAACAATAG
- the ligA gene encoding NAD-dependent DNA ligase LigA, with protein MSKEIAKKRIEELRDLLNTFNYQYHVLDNPSVSDAEYDRNMQELIKLEAENPEFMSEDSPSIRVGGTVLDIFEKVTHKSPMLSLGNAFNEGDLRDFDRRVRQGIDDANVRYICELKIDGLAVSLHYEKGRFIQGATRGDGVTGEDITQNLKTIKAIPLRLNEEVTLEARGEAYMPKRSFVKLNEEKEQNGEDVFANPRNAAAGSIRQLDPKIAAKRNLSMFVYGLANVEEKTIPSHSESLDYLGELGFKTNPNRRTCETIEEVIAYVEEWQEKRPHLDYEIDGIVIKVDDVALQESLGTTAKSPRWAIAYKFPAEEVVTRLTGIELSVGRTGVVTPTAELEPVRVAGTIVRRASLHNEDLIREKDIRIGDYVVVKKAGDIIPEVVNVIFDKRTGGEEEYHMPTHCPACESELVRLEEEVALRCINPTCPAQIREGLIHFVSRNAMNIDGLGERVITQLFDADYIRTFADLYSLTKEQLLQLERFGEKSATNLVQAIENSKENSLERLLFGLGIRHVGAKAARTFAEHFETMDALVKATEEELKAINEIGEKMAQSVVAYFDNEDVLELLQQFKEYGVNMTYKGIKIADLQNVESYFAGKTVVLTGKLEVMGRSEAKKKIEALGGKVTGSVSKSTDLVVAGEAAGSKLAQAEKHNVEVWNEERFLQELNK; from the coding sequence ATGTCAAAAGAGATAGCAAAAAAACGTATAGAAGAACTACGTGATTTGTTAAATACATTTAACTATCAATATCACGTATTAGACAATCCTTCTGTTTCTGATGCGGAGTATGACCGTAATATGCAGGAGCTTATAAAATTAGAAGCAGAGAATCCAGAGTTTATGAGTGAAGACTCTCCCTCTATTCGAGTTGGGGGAACGGTTCTTGATATATTTGAAAAAGTAACACATAAGTCACCGATGTTAAGTTTAGGAAATGCATTTAACGAAGGAGATTTACGTGATTTTGACAGACGAGTACGTCAAGGAATTGATGATGCGAATGTAAGATATATATGCGAATTAAAAATTGACGGACTTGCTGTTTCACTTCATTATGAAAAAGGACGCTTCATTCAAGGGGCAACACGTGGTGATGGTGTAACAGGTGAAGATATTACCCAAAATTTAAAAACGATTAAAGCAATCCCGCTTCGTTTAAATGAAGAAGTAACGTTAGAAGCACGAGGCGAAGCTTATATGCCGAAGCGTTCATTCGTTAAGTTAAATGAAGAAAAAGAGCAAAATGGTGAAGATGTATTTGCGAATCCGCGTAATGCGGCAGCAGGTTCAATCCGCCAACTTGATCCGAAAATTGCAGCGAAGCGTAACTTATCTATGTTTGTATACGGTCTTGCGAATGTAGAAGAAAAAACAATCCCATCACATAGTGAATCGCTTGATTACTTAGGTGAACTTGGATTCAAAACAAATCCAAATCGTCGTACATGTGAAACAATTGAAGAAGTTATAGCTTATGTAGAAGAATGGCAAGAAAAACGTCCGCATCTTGATTATGAGATTGATGGGATCGTTATAAAAGTAGATGATGTTGCTCTTCAAGAAAGTCTAGGAACTACAGCAAAGAGTCCAAGATGGGCGATTGCTTATAAATTCCCAGCGGAAGAAGTTGTAACAAGATTAACGGGCATTGAATTAAGTGTTGGTCGTACAGGAGTTGTAACACCGACTGCAGAGCTAGAGCCAGTGCGAGTGGCTGGTACGATCGTTCGTCGTGCTTCTTTACATAACGAAGATTTAATTCGTGAAAAAGATATTCGAATTGGTGACTACGTTGTTGTGAAGAAAGCTGGAGATATTATTCCAGAAGTTGTAAATGTTATTTTTGATAAGCGTACTGGTGGGGAAGAAGAATATCATATGCCAACGCATTGCCCAGCATGTGAGAGTGAACTAGTTCGTTTAGAAGAAGAGGTAGCACTTCGTTGTATAAATCCAACTTGTCCTGCTCAAATTCGAGAAGGGTTAATCCATTTCGTTTCAAGAAATGCAATGAATATTGATGGTCTTGGAGAACGTGTTATTACACAACTCTTTGATGCTGATTATATTCGTACATTTGCGGATTTATATTCGTTGACGAAAGAGCAATTATTACAGTTAGAACGATTCGGAGAAAAATCAGCAACGAATTTAGTACAAGCAATTGAGAATTCTAAAGAAAACTCATTAGAGCGATTATTATTCGGTCTTGGTATTCGCCATGTCGGAGCGAAAGCAGCACGTACATTTGCAGAGCATTTCGAAACGATGGATGCACTTGTGAAAGCGACGGAAGAAGAATTAAAAGCAATTAACGAGATTGGTGAAAAAATGGCTCAATCCGTCGTGGCGTATTTTGATAATGAAGACGTATTAGAGCTATTACAACAATTTAAAGAGTATGGCGTGAATATGACATACAAAGGTATAAAAATTGCTGATTTACAAAATGTTGAGTCGTACTTTGCAGGAAAAACTGTCGTTTTAACTGGGAAATTAGAAGTTATGGGACGTAGTGAAGCGAAGAAGAAGATTGAGGCATTAGGTGGAAAAGTAACAGGAAGTGTTAGTAAAAGTACGGATTTAGTTGTCGCAGGTGAAGCGGCAGGTTCGAAATTAGCACAAGCGGAGAAACATAATGTTGAGGTTTGGAATGAAGAGAGGTTCTTACAAGAGCTAAATAAGTAA
- a CDS encoding toxin-antitoxin system HicB family antitoxin — protein sequence MAKKKSFPLRIDPELHAVIEKWANDEFRSVNAHIEYLLREMAKQKGKLKKDKDA from the coding sequence ATGGCTAAAAAGAAAAGCTTTCCATTACGTATTGATCCTGAATTACATGCAGTCATCGAAAAATGGGCGAATGATGAGTTTCGTAGCGTCAATGCACACATCGAGTATTTACTTCGAGAAATGGCAAAGCAAAAAGGTAAATTAAAAAAAGATAAAGATGCATAA
- a CDS encoding SPFH domain-containing protein translates to MKEKQVFYVNGFLGIIGILILAAIGVFFLIQEIFIGAALTIILAAVLATGIGIVQPNQAKVITFFGNYLGTIRQNGLFLTIPFAFRQTVSLRVENFNSKKLKVNDVDGNPIEIAAVIVYKVVDSAKAMFGVEHYDRFVEIQSETAIRHVATKYPYDNFQDETCITLRGNTEEISEELKRELEARLEIAGVEVLETRLTHLAYATEIAHAMLQRQQAKAVLAARKEIVEGAVKMAKDSIHMLDEEGVLELDDERKANMVNNLLVAIVSDKGAQPVINTGSLY, encoded by the coding sequence ATGAAAGAAAAACAAGTATTTTATGTTAATGGTTTTCTTGGGATTATTGGAATTTTGATTTTAGCCGCTATCGGTGTATTTTTCCTTATACAAGAAATTTTTATAGGAGCAGCATTAACTATTATTTTAGCCGCAGTTCTTGCTACAGGTATTGGTATTGTTCAACCAAACCAAGCAAAAGTTATTACGTTCTTCGGTAATTATTTAGGAACAATTCGTCAAAACGGTTTATTTTTAACGATTCCGTTCGCATTCCGTCAAACTGTATCGTTACGTGTTGAAAACTTTAACAGTAAAAAATTAAAAGTAAATGATGTCGACGGAAATCCAATTGAAATTGCCGCTGTTATCGTATATAAAGTTGTTGATTCTGCAAAAGCAATGTTCGGCGTTGAACATTACGATCGATTTGTAGAAATTCAAAGCGAAACGGCAATCCGCCACGTCGCAACGAAATATCCTTATGACAATTTCCAAGATGAAACTTGCATCACGTTACGCGGAAATACTGAAGAAATCTCTGAAGAATTAAAGCGTGAGTTAGAAGCACGTCTTGAAATTGCTGGTGTAGAAGTATTAGAAACTCGTTTAACGCACCTAGCTTACGCAACGGAAATTGCCCATGCAATGTTACAACGTCAACAAGCGAAAGCAGTATTAGCTGCTAGAAAAGAGATTGTTGAAGGTGCTGTGAAGATGGCTAAAGATTCAATCCATATGTTAGATGAAGAAGGCGTACTGGAATTAGATGACGAGCGTAAAGCAAATATGGTAAACAACTTATTAGTTGCCATCGTTTCAGATAAAGGTGCGCAACCAGTCATTAATACAGGAAGCCTATACTAA
- a CDS encoding YgaP family membrane protein, translating to MKQNIGTINALIRITLGLVLFGCSATKLVRKPWCTWSNILLWIGAMKVAEGIVRFCPVVEMWKFGKYMNMGAFKMPSMNFAEKGHTKEEVNQTSNHDKPQSNGSYDASDKEIESAIEDIILAKPL from the coding sequence ATGAAGCAAAATATCGGTACAATAAATGCCCTAATTCGAATTACACTCGGACTTGTCCTCTTCGGTTGTAGTGCAACGAAACTCGTACGCAAACCTTGGTGCACTTGGTCTAACATTTTGCTATGGATTGGTGCAATGAAAGTTGCAGAGGGAATTGTTCGTTTCTGTCCTGTTGTTGAAATGTGGAAATTCGGAAAATACATGAACATGGGGGCATTTAAAATGCCTAGCATGAATTTTGCTGAAAAGGGACATACTAAAGAAGAAGTGAATCAAACTTCCAATCACGACAAACCACAGTCAAATGGAAGTTATGACGCTTCTGACAAAGAGATTGAGTCAGCGATTGAAGATATAATCCTGGCAAAACCGCTTTGA
- a CDS encoding CamS family sex pheromone protein: MKKIALAVLSLGLLVSGCSAGADKDEKVVEKSGKAKEQVIVPNYSISDEYYKTTIPFEGGNARGLVVQGVSNRLDIDEFETGLMRIAKESFSTKDNVLKGGKSLTTQYIQMLVKRKRTDAEQKELEDTLKKDAVKFPNIGLNPALGAGSESLEAKNKKNPIYISNILEHDYYVNKDKKDERSGIVVGLAMNSVHYYEEEHGYPREVTISNEKMLAEGKKMVPEILKVMHQQDPETKNLPITFAIYRQAPKSSLVPGNFVSYGNVEKGSETVEDWKQINEKYYLFPSEQAKTDNKREDLARVSNFKAKLSDYFQGDYTAVIGTGMYRDDELREIKLDIPVQFNGKAEIIGFTQYVAGLVMEYFPNYMKVQVTIKSVERPEAIIIREAKQDEPYVKILD, translated from the coding sequence ATGAAAAAAATAGCATTAGCGGTATTAAGCCTTGGCCTACTTGTAAGTGGGTGTAGTGCAGGTGCCGATAAAGATGAAAAAGTGGTTGAGAAATCGGGGAAAGCAAAAGAGCAAGTAATCGTCCCAAATTACTCTATTTCGGATGAATATTATAAGACGACTATTCCATTTGAAGGAGGAAATGCACGTGGCTTAGTTGTGCAAGGAGTAAGTAATCGTCTTGATATAGATGAATTTGAAACAGGATTAATGCGTATTGCGAAAGAATCATTTAGTACGAAAGATAATGTTTTAAAAGGCGGAAAGTCCCTAACTACTCAGTATATACAGATGCTTGTTAAAAGAAAACGTACAGATGCAGAACAAAAGGAACTAGAAGATACATTAAAAAAAGATGCGGTTAAATTCCCGAACATAGGGTTAAATCCCGCATTAGGTGCAGGATCCGAATCATTAGAGGCGAAAAATAAAAAAAATCCAATATATATTTCCAATATTTTAGAACATGATTATTATGTGAACAAAGACAAAAAAGATGAGCGTAGTGGTATTGTAGTTGGATTAGCGATGAATTCGGTTCATTATTATGAGGAAGAGCATGGGTATCCGCGTGAGGTTACAATTTCGAATGAAAAGATGTTAGCTGAAGGGAAAAAAATGGTGCCAGAAATCTTGAAAGTTATGCATCAACAAGATCCTGAGACAAAAAACCTTCCGATAACATTTGCGATTTATCGTCAGGCTCCAAAGTCTTCGCTCGTACCAGGTAACTTTGTTTCTTATGGGAATGTCGAAAAAGGTAGTGAAACGGTTGAGGATTGGAAACAAATTAATGAGAAATATTATTTGTTCCCATCTGAACAAGCGAAAACAGATAATAAACGTGAAGACTTGGCGAGAGTATCAAACTTCAAGGCAAAATTAAGCGATTATTTCCAAGGTGACTATACAGCTGTTATCGGTACTGGTATGTATAGAGACGATGAATTAAGAGAAATAAAGCTTGATATTCCTGTCCAGTTTAATGGGAAAGCAGAAATAATTGGCTTTACACAATATGTAGCCGGGCTTGTTATGGAATATTTCCCGAATTATATGAAAGTACAAGTAACGATTAAATCTGTAGAACGTCCAGAAGCGATTATTATACGTGAAGCGAAGCAAGATGAACCGTATGTGAAAATTTTAGATTAA